A DNA window from Phragmites australis chromosome 11, lpPhrAust1.1, whole genome shotgun sequence contains the following coding sequences:
- the LOC133885906 gene encoding thioredoxin-like fold domain-containing protein MRL7L homolog, chloroplastic, with the protein MALRCSLPATCSTFCVKGSEHRNPHRPSSPARAASFVGLASCPQRRRLVLACCARAQASDSEAVQLLLGGAARGDDTDTDSESSDDEAGGEDAQARMTDEERRTLRRKIQEMMDRVPETAELTDPEERKAKMRELLTKYELVVEVEDPDWPEDAEDGMGFSLGQFFDKITIKAEKKDEEVDDTGYQSDKEIVWEDDNYIKPIRDVKTQDWDASVFMDLGPMIVLVHNRYKRPQENEMARAELVKAIEMFCEHNLPSPRCVAVDACAEPDLVDALKVSGFPEILFTNAGRIIHREKVIRSAEAWSRMMAFFYYKAARPPFLCEADGQGQEKIPSMS; encoded by the exons ATGGCGCTGCGCTGCTCCCTGCCCGCAACCTGTTCGACGTTTTGCGTGAAAGGATCGGAGCACCGGAACCCCCACCGTCCGAGCTCCCCCGCGCGCGCCGCGAGCTTCGTCGGCCTCGCTTCTTGCCCGCAACGCCGGAGACTCGTGCTCGCCTGCTGTGCGCGGGCGCAGGCGAGCGACTCCGAGGCCGTGCAGCTGCtgctcggcggcgcggcgcgcggcgaCGACACCGACACGGACTCCGAGTCCAGCGACGAcgaggccggcggcgaggacgcCCAGGCGCGCATGACGGACGAGGAGCGGAGGACGCTGCGTCGTAAGATACAGGAGATGATGGACCGCGTCCCGGAGACGGCAGAGCTGACGGACCCGGAGGAGCGGAAGGCCAAGATGCGGGAGCTGCTGACCAAGTACGAGCTGGTGGTCGAGGTGGAGGACCCGGACTGGCCCGAGGACGCCGAGGACGGGATGGGGTTCAGCCTCGGCCAGTTCTTCGACAAGATCACCATCAAGGCCGAGAAGAAGGACGAGGAGGTAGATGACACGGGGTATCAGAGCGACAAGGAGATCGTTTGGGAGGATGACAACTACATCAAGCCGATCAGGGATGTCAAGACACAGGATTGGGACGCGTCCGTGTTCATGGACTTAGGCCCGATGATTGTGCTTGTGCATAACAGATACAAGAG ACCGCAGGAGAACGAAATGGCGAGGGCTGAGCTAGTTAAGGCGATCGAGATGTTCTGCGAACACAATCTGCCTTCACCAAGG TGTGTGGCGGTAGATGCCTGTGCTGAGCCTGATCTCGTGGATGCATTGAAGGTTTCTGGGTTCCCAGAGATCCTCTTCACCAATGCAGGGAGGATAATACACCGTGAGAAAG TTATTCGGTCTGCGGAGGCATGGTCGAGGATGATGGCGTTCTTCTATTATAAAGCAGCAAGGCCGCCGTTCTTGTGTGAAGCAGATGGGCAGGGTCAAGAAAAGATCCCTTCGATGTCATGA
- the LOC133885546 gene encoding uncharacterized protein LOC133885546 has product MDLARPRRIPLKSHRPDWKTELRTNCMRRLKKDRINLLWNIRAQGRLPANDMKTVDSAVRNIISDELQKLKQSVEGKEDQEMDVIWEYQGPQAATPVEIDSEDILLELERLLYEDLREESIRKELEALDEEDAYLAQAVFDHMQLNDKEATENAKVWCPVCKQGELRDTHNLIYCTFCKLRLDLGEDKITLEFLREQLANAHTQHLDRGCKSAPKFCLQTMFGLTALYIQCEECGTFDVVV; this is encoded by the exons ATGGATTTGGCGCGGCCCAGGAGGATCCCCCTGAAATCCCACCGCCCCGACTGGAAAACAGAG CTTAGGACAAATTGCATGAGAAGACTTAAGAAGGACAGAATTAACTTGCTGTGGAACATCAGGGCGCAGGGGCGGCTGCCTGCCAATGACATG AAAACGGTCGACTCTGCAGTCAGGAACATCATCTCCGATGAGCTACAGAAACTTAAACAGTCTGTGGAAGGAAAAGAGGATCAAGAAATGGATGTGATATGGGAATATCAAGGACCACAGGCTGCTACGCCTGTTGAAATTGATAGTGAAGATATATTGCTTGAACTGGAAAGGCTTCTTTATGAAGATCTTAGAGAAGAATCAATCAGAAAAG AACTAGAGGCACTTGATGAGGAAGATGCATACTTAGCTCAGGCAGTTTTTGATCATATGCAACTAAATGACAAGGAG GCTACCGAAAATGCTAAAGTCTGGTGCCCAGTATGCAAACAAGGAGAGCTACGAGACACTCATAACCTCATATATTGTACTTTCTGTAAGCTACGCCTTGACCTTGGAGAAGATAAG ATTACCCTGGAGTTCTTACGAGAACAGTTGGCCAATGCGCATACGCAGCATTTAGACAGAGGATGCAAATCAGCACCCAAGTTCTGTTTACAGACTATGTTTGGCCTGACTGCACTCTACATACAGTGTGAAGAATGCGGCACTTTCGATGTTGTCGTATAG
- the LOC133885109 gene encoding uncharacterized protein LOC133885109 has protein sequence MEGLIPLIYKAIKDRRSAAAGGGRAYPAAVPVDLDDPEQRRRWLQQEVRSPVHAAAPTGAAGEGPHRRNRSLEELAGEVGLSPDRRPRMPLPKARSLRAFACIGAA, from the coding sequence ATGGAAGGCCTCATCCCGCTCATCTACAAGGCCATCAAGGATCGGCGCAGCGCGGCCGCCGGCGGAGGACGGGCCTACCCCGCCGCCGTGCCCGTGGACCTGGACGACCCGGAACAGAGGCGGCGGTGGCTGCAGCAGGAGGTTCGGTCCCCCGTCCACGCGGCGGCGCCGACGGGTGCGGCGGGGGAGGGGCCTCACCGGCGGAATCGGTCGCTGGAGGAGCTTGCGGGCGAGGTGGGGCTCTCTCCGGACCGGCGGCCGCGGATGCCGCTGCCCAAGGCCAGGAGCCTCCGCGCCTTCG